Proteins from a single region of Bacteroidetes bacterium SB0662_bin_6:
- a CDS encoding PorV/PorQ family protein, with translation MKKQYRHLIVVLALLPGLVAFEALGQSNERFGTAALSELTVPVTPRTIALGSTLTGGMNGASGVEALISNPAAILVNPSTTAMFSRMNYVADVGVNYFGVTQRFGASNIGLTVTNWDYGDIPETTVENPEIDPNNTWSAATIAVGLTYGRQLTDRIAAGITFKGLSQRIDDIDARTVALDAGMTYIVGESGLRFGVSLRNFGPQFSFDGVGLQDPIITASPAGTYEVPGEIRDVRSELPSMLNFGAVYESNLSSDLTATVLANFRSNSYDVNQYAGGLELAFQGLLFMRAGLDVSSEQELVHWAEWNVGAGLVLPIGPSRLMVDYAYRPSKVFNSVNVFAASFTL, from the coding sequence ATGAAAAAGCAATATCGACACCTTATCGTCGTGTTGGCCCTCCTGCCGGGACTCGTTGCGTTCGAGGCCCTGGGGCAAAGCAACGAACGGTTCGGGACCGCCGCGCTGTCGGAGTTGACGGTGCCGGTTACTCCGCGAACCATTGCGCTTGGCTCTACCCTGACCGGTGGTATGAACGGGGCCTCGGGTGTGGAGGCGCTTATCTCCAACCCGGCGGCGATTCTGGTCAATCCGAGCACGACGGCTATGTTCAGCCGCATGAACTATGTGGCGGATGTAGGCGTCAACTACTTCGGGGTGACTCAGCGATTCGGAGCAAGTAACATCGGGCTTACTGTCACGAACTGGGACTACGGGGATATCCCTGAGACGACCGTAGAGAATCCCGAGATCGATCCGAACAATACCTGGTCGGCCGCCACGATTGCAGTGGGACTCACGTACGGGCGCCAGTTGACGGATCGTATCGCAGCGGGGATTACCTTCAAGGGACTCAGCCAGCGCATTGACGATATCGATGCCCGCACCGTGGCGCTCGATGCCGGAATGACCTACATCGTCGGCGAGTCGGGGCTGCGTTTCGGCGTTAGCCTGCGCAACTTCGGACCGCAGTTCAGTTTCGATGGCGTGGGCCTTCAGGATCCTATCATTACGGCGAGCCCCGCCGGGACGTATGAAGTGCCGGGCGAAATCCGGGATGTGCGCTCGGAGTTGCCCTCCATGCTGAATTTTGGCGCCGTGTATGAGAGCAATCTCAGTAGTGATCTGACTGCTACGGTTCTGGCGAATTTCCGGTCGAATTCGTACGACGTGAACCAGTATGCGGGGGGACTCGAGTTAGCTTTTCAGGGGTTGCTCTTCATGCGTGCCGGTCTGGATGTATCCAGTGAGCAGGAACTGGTGCATTGGGCGGAATGGAATGTGGGGGCCGGTCTTGTGCTTCCGATCGGTCCAAGCCGGTTGATGGTTGATTATGCGTACCGTCCTTCCAAGGTGTTTAACAGCGTCAACGTTTTTGCTGCGTCGTTCACGCTCTGA
- a CDS encoding tetratricopeptide repeat protein encodes MRCFIIFLPVVLAWGVFTSGCGSGAPDGRDAAQDAEDAADGEIRFRNLSAEFTGDEACFDCHEEQYRGFQEHGMANSFYPMRSAAVVEDFTGVTVQDPNRGLFYRPYREGDRFWLEEFRRGADGSKTHSLVREIEYVVGSGTAARTYLVEEGGRYFELPLTWYTQGEKWDLSPGYEVSNSRFDRLIPDRCMACHNSYPHSTPFAEGKYEEVPYGIGCERCHGPGSVHVEARLASPEPAGDIDETIVNPAHLSLERRLDVCQQCHLHTTVSMLRDGRTAYDYRPSRPLSEHMTFYVSDTPDSGDEIDAISHADLMKKSACFIETQTWEKPMDCMTCHNPHEAFRLAGPDYFNATCMTCHDTAALQAALPSEASRAVHTEDAHCFSCHMPKAAVEGTPHTSFTDHRIRVVREREEDAASDVASSGEAPVERIRLRPYYAVDDSTDAYAGMAYVIRGLQQQDTTALRHGVTLLGATAGAFGEAQYLLGYGHMQLGEMERAVEPLERAVALESKPERLNALAQTYERLGREGTAIRDLYEQALATQPALASVRVNYGRYLETRGELTAAVAQYQAAIAEYPWLEAAHFNLGTARLRQGDRIGAERSLREAVLLNPDGGQALGNLGLLLAGSGRPEEARTFFEQAVRAEPENPVAFGNLGALHLNEGRPDIAVRLFSRAVELDPSYVDGLVNLALAWYLQGEDDRARMYAERALRLAPNHPQARQILDAV; translated from the coding sequence ATGCGCTGCTTCATCATTTTTCTGCCGGTCGTGCTCGCATGGGGTGTGTTTACCTCCGGATGCGGCTCTGGCGCGCCGGACGGGCGGGATGCCGCGCAGGATGCGGAAGATGCCGCGGATGGGGAAATTCGTTTTCGAAATCTGTCCGCCGAATTTACGGGGGACGAAGCCTGTTTCGACTGTCATGAAGAACAGTACCGGGGGTTTCAGGAGCACGGGATGGCGAATTCGTTCTATCCCATGCGTTCCGCCGCGGTGGTCGAGGATTTTACCGGCGTAACGGTGCAGGACCCGAACCGGGGACTCTTTTATCGTCCGTACCGGGAGGGAGATCGTTTTTGGCTCGAAGAATTCAGGAGAGGGGCGGATGGAAGCAAAACGCATAGCCTGGTTCGTGAAATAGAGTACGTGGTTGGTAGCGGCACCGCTGCGCGTACGTACCTGGTAGAAGAGGGGGGGCGCTATTTCGAACTGCCCCTTACGTGGTATACCCAGGGAGAGAAGTGGGACCTCAGCCCCGGATACGAGGTGTCCAATTCCCGCTTTGACCGGCTTATTCCGGATCGCTGCATGGCCTGCCACAACAGCTATCCGCACTCGACGCCGTTTGCGGAAGGAAAATACGAGGAAGTGCCGTATGGCATCGGATGCGAGCGGTGCCACGGTCCCGGTTCCGTGCATGTGGAGGCCCGGCTTGCTTCCCCGGAACCGGCAGGCGATATCGATGAGACGATCGTCAACCCCGCGCATCTTTCTCTCGAACGCCGCCTGGATGTGTGCCAGCAATGCCACTTGCATACGACGGTATCGATGCTTCGGGACGGGCGCACAGCCTATGATTACCGCCCCTCCCGTCCGCTTTCCGAACACATGACGTTTTATGTGTCCGATACACCGGATTCGGGGGATGAAATTGACGCCATCTCCCATGCGGATTTAATGAAGAAGAGCGCATGTTTTATCGAGACGCAGACCTGGGAAAAGCCCATGGATTGCATGACCTGCCACAATCCGCACGAGGCATTCCGGCTGGCCGGGCCCGATTATTTCAATGCTACCTGTATGACCTGCCACGATACGGCGGCCCTGCAGGCTGCGTTGCCTTCGGAGGCTTCGCGTGCCGTGCATACGGAAGACGCTCATTGTTTTTCATGCCATATGCCGAAGGCGGCCGTTGAGGGAACGCCGCATACCTCGTTTACGGATCATCGTATTCGCGTAGTGCGGGAACGGGAGGAGGATGCTGCATCTGATGTAGCATCGAGCGGCGAGGCGCCGGTCGAACGCATTCGGCTACGTCCCTATTATGCCGTGGACGATTCGACAGACGCTTATGCCGGCATGGCCTATGTCATCCGGGGATTGCAGCAACAGGATACGACGGCGCTCCGGCATGGCGTGACGTTGCTCGGCGCCACGGCGGGAGCGTTCGGCGAAGCGCAGTATCTTCTCGGGTACGGGCACATGCAACTTGGAGAGATGGAGCGCGCCGTGGAGCCGCTGGAGCGGGCGGTGGCCCTGGAATCCAAACCGGAGCGGCTGAATGCTTTGGCGCAAACGTACGAGCGACTGGGGCGCGAAGGAACGGCGATTCGGGATTTGTACGAGCAGGCGCTGGCTACCCAGCCTGCACTGGCGAGTGTGCGCGTCAATTACGGACGCTATCTGGAGACCCGGGGCGAACTGACGGCGGCGGTTGCACAGTACCAGGCGGCTATTGCCGAGTATCCATGGCTGGAGGCTGCTCATTTCAATCTTGGAACGGCCCGGCTGCGGCAGGGGGATCGAATCGGCGCCGAACGGTCTCTCCGCGAGGCGGTTCTTCTTAATCCGGATGGCGGGCAGGCATTGGGGAATCTGGGGCTATTGCTTGCAGGAAGCGGGCGGCCGGAAGAGGCGCGCACCTTTTTTGAGCAGGCGGTGCGTGCAGAGCCGGAAAACCCCGTGGCCTTCGGTAATCTTGGCGCGCTGCATTTGAATGAAGGCCGCCCGGATATTGCCGTACGGTTGTTTTCGAGAGCCGTGGAACTCGATCCGTCGTACGTCGACGGGTTGGTCAATCTGGCGCTGGCCTGGTACCTGCAAGGGGAGGACGACCGGGCGCGCATGTATGCGGAGCGGGCCCTGCGTCTGGCGCCGAATCACCCGCAAGCCCGGCAAATCCTGGATGCGGTGTGA
- the ypdA gene encoding YpdA family putative bacillithiol disulfide reductase has translation MTDVVIVGAGPVGLACAIRAQREGLRAVIVEKGTVVQSLVGYPVKMEFFSTPELIEIGGHPFPVHGNKPLREEAIEYYRRVAQNENIDLRLYERVRGIDGECDAFRVVTDKDVIAARRVVIATGFFDYPNLLHVPGEDLPKVTHYYKEPYPYFGQRVAVIGARNSAAKAALDCSRHGAHVTLLVRGTELSNRIKYWIKPDLENRIKQGAITARFETVVREIRESSLVIEGPEGVDEIGNDYVLALTGYHPDYSFLETVGIETAADEWDTPIFDPQSFETTRKGVYIAGTVCGGRRTGRWFIENGRVHAQQIMRHIAGREFEPVDFEKRHWITAE, from the coding sequence ATGACGGACGTGGTTATCGTCGGCGCCGGCCCCGTCGGGCTGGCCTGTGCCATCCGGGCCCAGCGCGAAGGTCTCCGTGCCGTGATCGTGGAGAAAGGGACCGTCGTACAGTCCCTCGTCGGTTATCCCGTGAAGATGGAGTTCTTCTCGACTCCCGAACTCATTGAGATCGGGGGACATCCTTTCCCCGTACATGGGAACAAGCCGCTTCGCGAAGAGGCCATCGAGTACTATCGCCGCGTGGCGCAAAACGAAAACATCGACCTGCGCCTGTACGAACGCGTCCGAGGGATAGACGGGGAATGCGATGCCTTCCGGGTCGTCACGGACAAGGACGTCATAGCTGCCCGGCGCGTGGTCATCGCGACCGGTTTCTTCGACTATCCGAACCTGCTGCATGTCCCGGGAGAAGATTTACCGAAAGTAACCCATTACTACAAGGAACCCTATCCCTATTTCGGGCAGCGTGTGGCCGTGATCGGAGCGCGTAATTCGGCAGCAAAGGCTGCATTGGACTGTAGCCGGCATGGCGCGCACGTCACCCTCCTTGTGCGGGGGACAGAACTTTCAAACAGGATCAAATACTGGATCAAGCCCGACCTCGAAAACCGAATCAAACAGGGCGCGATCACAGCCCGGTTCGAAACCGTCGTTCGGGAAATCAGAGAATCATCTCTCGTCATCGAAGGACCGGAGGGTGTGGACGAGATCGGAAACGACTACGTCCTCGCACTCACAGGCTATCATCCCGACTACTCGTTTCTGGAGACCGTCGGCATCGAAACCGCCGCGGACGAATGGGATACCCCGATCTTCGATCCACAATCGTTTGAAACCACGCGCAAAGGCGTGTACATCGCGGGCACCGTATGCGGAGGACGCCGAACAGGCCGGTGGTTCATCGAAAACGGGCGGGTCCATGCACAGCAGATCATGCGCCATATCGCAGGCCGGGAATTCGAGCCCGTCGATTTTGAGAAGCGCCACTGGATTACGGCGGAATAA
- a CDS encoding nucleoside deaminase: protein MSLSDFLEPDKKWMQLALREAETAWDEDEVPVGAVVVHAGEIVGRGRNMVERLQDPTAHAEMIALTAACETLGAKILRGCTLYVTLEPCPMCAGALVWARIDRLVFGAFDEKAGSASTLYDIPRDKRLNHQMEVVSGVEGERAAELMQAFFRKRRIAL from the coding sequence ATGAGCCTGTCCGACTTCCTGGAACCGGATAAAAAATGGATGCAACTCGCTCTCAGGGAAGCTGAGACAGCCTGGGACGAGGATGAGGTGCCTGTGGGCGCCGTCGTAGTACATGCCGGCGAGATTGTGGGGCGAGGCCGCAACATGGTCGAGCGCCTCCAGGATCCAACCGCCCACGCGGAAATGATCGCTCTTACGGCGGCATGTGAAACCCTCGGAGCTAAAATCCTTCGTGGATGCACGCTCTACGTAACCCTTGAACCCTGCCCCATGTGCGCCGGAGCACTCGTGTGGGCACGCATCGATCGGCTCGTGTTTGGAGCCTTCGATGAAAAAGCCGGCAGTGCCTCGACCCTGTACGACATCCCAAGAGATAAGCGGCTCAATCACCAGATGGAGGTCGTATCGGGCGTCGAAGGAGAACGCGCCGCCGAACTCATGCAGGCTTTCTTTCGGAAACGCCGTATTGCCCTGTAA
- a CDS encoding glycine--tRNA ligase has translation MDLLEKIVSLSKRRGFIFPSSDVYGGLGATYDYGPLGVELKRNVTERWWREMVYRHDNIEGLDAAILMHPTVWKASGHVDAFHDPMIDDKASKRRYRADELIERHIGKLEASGKEKQAGELRTRFVAALHSDDMPKELHRIILDEEIRGPDSGAFDWTEVRQFNLMFETHAGAVVDDETKIYLRPETAQGIFVNFRLAQETARQQVPFGIAQIGKAFRNEIVARRFIFRMREFEQMEMQYFVRPGTQMEYFEEWRAKRMQWHIDNGIRPEHLRWHEHEKLAHYADAAFDVQYAFPMGWQEIEGIHSRTDFDLKRHQEFSGKKMEYFDPHRKEKYIPYVVETSAGLDRTILMLLCEAYEEERVEDEERIVMKFHPEVAPVKAAVFPLVKRDGMPETAQALAADLRGHFNAFYDDSGSIGKRYRRMDEAGTPFCITVDGETMETGTVTIRDRDSMIQERIPKNNAADYLKDRMRSWSRST, from the coding sequence ATGGACCTTCTGGAAAAAATCGTTTCCCTTTCCAAGCGCCGCGGATTCATCTTCCCGTCTTCGGATGTTTACGGCGGCCTCGGCGCCACATACGATTATGGTCCACTGGGCGTCGAATTGAAGCGCAACGTCACGGAGCGGTGGTGGCGGGAGATGGTGTACCGGCACGACAATATCGAAGGGCTCGACGCAGCTATTCTCATGCATCCGACCGTTTGGAAAGCGTCCGGGCATGTAGACGCCTTCCATGATCCCATGATCGACGACAAGGCATCGAAGCGCAGGTACCGGGCCGATGAGCTGATCGAGCGGCACATCGGGAAACTGGAGGCTTCCGGCAAGGAGAAACAGGCAGGCGAATTACGGACCCGCTTTGTCGCAGCACTGCATAGCGACGATATGCCGAAGGAACTCCATCGGATCATTCTCGACGAAGAGATTCGGGGGCCTGACTCCGGCGCCTTCGACTGGACCGAGGTACGGCAATTCAACCTGATGTTCGAAACGCATGCCGGCGCGGTCGTCGATGACGAGACCAAAATCTACCTTCGCCCCGAAACAGCCCAGGGGATCTTCGTGAATTTCCGCCTGGCGCAGGAAACGGCCCGGCAGCAGGTCCCGTTCGGCATTGCGCAAATCGGAAAGGCCTTTCGCAACGAGATCGTCGCCCGCCGATTCATTTTCCGGATGCGCGAATTCGAGCAGATGGAAATGCAGTATTTCGTCCGTCCCGGCACACAAATGGAGTATTTCGAGGAGTGGCGGGCCAAACGAATGCAGTGGCACATAGACAATGGTATCCGTCCGGAGCATTTGCGCTGGCATGAACACGAAAAGTTAGCGCACTATGCCGATGCAGCCTTCGATGTGCAGTACGCCTTCCCCATGGGATGGCAGGAAATTGAAGGTATTCACTCGCGTACCGACTTCGATCTGAAACGCCACCAGGAATTCTCCGGCAAGAAGATGGAGTATTTCGATCCGCATCGGAAGGAAAAATACATCCCGTATGTCGTCGAAACCTCGGCCGGGCTGGACCGCACCATTCTGATGTTGCTGTGCGAGGCATACGAAGAGGAGCGTGTCGAAGACGAAGAACGCATCGTCATGAAGTTTCATCCCGAAGTGGCCCCTGTAAAGGCCGCTGTTTTCCCGCTGGTCAAACGGGACGGGATGCCTGAAACGGCCCAGGCCCTCGCCGCCGATCTACGCGGACATTTCAATGCATTCTATGACGATAGCGGATCCATCGGGAAGCGGTACCGGCGGATGGACGAAGCCGGGACGCCGTTCTGTATCACCGTCGATGGCGAAACCATGGAGACGGGCACCGTTACCATCCGGGATCGGGATTCCATGATCCAGGAGCGCATCCCGAAAAACAATGCGGCAGACTATCTGAAGGACCGGATGCGGAGTTGGTCACGATCTACGTAA
- the radC gene encoding DNA repair protein RadC has product MALNPLARIDPVSDPEIQYRVPIRNWAEEERPSERLLSGHTDALSDAELIGVVFRSGTHTRSGSVSAIQLGRTLLHTFGTLRDLSRRDMREMMRVAGIGPAKAAQLAAAFEIGRRVEAQQTDRKEIQVCSPDDVAAVYVPKLRDMRTEVFELVLLNTANIIIGDVRVSEGGLAASIVEPRAVFQQAVLENAASVICVHNHPSGNPEPSQEDIRITRQLVAAGKMMGIPIHDHLIVAGNGYTSMAERQLL; this is encoded by the coding sequence ATGGCCCTGAATCCTCTTGCCCGGATCGATCCTGTTTCGGATCCGGAAATTCAATACCGGGTACCCATTCGCAACTGGGCGGAAGAAGAACGCCCGAGCGAGCGCCTTCTGAGCGGACATACCGATGCGCTGTCGGATGCCGAATTGATCGGGGTGGTGTTTAGATCAGGTACGCATACCCGTTCCGGTTCCGTGTCGGCCATTCAGCTTGGGCGTACGCTGCTGCATACGTTCGGTACACTGCGTGACCTTTCCCGCCGGGATATGCGGGAAATGATGCGCGTCGCAGGGATCGGTCCGGCCAAGGCAGCCCAACTCGCGGCCGCGTTCGAGATTGGCCGACGCGTCGAAGCGCAGCAAACCGATCGAAAGGAAATACAGGTATGTTCGCCCGATGACGTGGCAGCCGTCTACGTACCGAAATTGCGTGATATGCGTACGGAAGTGTTCGAGCTCGTTTTGCTCAACACGGCGAACATCATTATAGGAGACGTTCGGGTGAGCGAAGGGGGGCTTGCGGCCAGCATTGTCGAACCGAGGGCCGTTTTCCAGCAAGCCGTCCTTGAAAATGCCGCTTCGGTGATCTGCGTACACAACCACCCGTCAGGTAACCCGGAACCCAGTCAGGAAGATATCAGGATCACCCGGCAACTGGTGGCCGCCGGCAAAATGATGGGCATTCCCATTCACGATCACCTCATTGTCGCTGGAAACGGATACACTTCCATGGCGGAACGTCAATTGTTGTAG
- a CDS encoding transcription termination factor Rho, translated as MSEKRFEGLLEMIGDKKFGFIRTFRPDLPKGNSDPFTSPPLVRKFHLRDGCLMTGTLRPGRKGALQVARIDSVMGMPPEAWAEIPDFDAGQTIYPDEKLELVTAPGDISMRVVDLVSPIGKGQRALIVAPPRTGKTILLKKMAAAITQNHPDVALVALLVDERPEEVTDFKRATAAQVFASSNDREEDNHVRVSTLALEYARRLVEMGKDVVLLLDSLTRLGRTFNLYLSGSGRTLSGGLDAKALQIPRRIFGSARNIEDGGSLTIVATALIETGSRMDDVIFEEFKGTGNSEIVLDREMADKRIFPAINLRKSGTRNEERLIGDAIDQHHRLFRALNSRPPIEAMQALIRHLQQSPTNAHLLNELVPSEGYG; from the coding sequence ATGTCGGAAAAACGCTTTGAAGGTCTCCTCGAAATGATCGGGGACAAAAAATTCGGTTTCATCCGGACCTTTCGCCCGGATTTGCCGAAAGGAAACAGCGACCCCTTTACATCGCCGCCACTGGTGCGAAAATTTCACCTTCGGGACGGATGCCTCATGACAGGTACCCTGCGGCCGGGGCGAAAAGGCGCTTTGCAGGTAGCCCGAATCGACAGCGTGATGGGCATGCCGCCCGAAGCCTGGGCCGAGATACCCGATTTCGACGCCGGACAAACCATCTACCCGGATGAGAAACTGGAACTGGTTACAGCGCCCGGGGACATTTCCATGCGCGTCGTGGACCTCGTGTCCCCCATCGGCAAGGGACAACGCGCCTTGATCGTGGCGCCGCCCCGAACTGGCAAAACGATCCTGCTGAAGAAAATGGCCGCCGCTATTACGCAGAATCACCCGGACGTAGCGTTGGTGGCGCTGCTGGTCGATGAGCGCCCCGAGGAAGTGACCGACTTCAAGCGGGCCACGGCAGCGCAAGTATTCGCCTCCTCGAATGACAGGGAAGAAGATAATCATGTGCGTGTCTCCACCCTGGCGCTCGAATATGCCCGGCGCCTCGTGGAAATGGGAAAGGATGTGGTGCTCCTGCTCGATTCATTGACGAGACTGGGCCGAACATTCAACTTGTACCTGTCCGGAAGCGGACGCACGCTTTCCGGCGGCCTGGACGCGAAGGCATTGCAGATCCCCCGGCGGATATTCGGCTCTGCCCGCAACATCGAGGATGGAGGATCACTCACCATCGTGGCTACGGCGCTTATCGAGACAGGCAGCCGTATGGACGACGTTATTTTCGAAGAATTCAAGGGAACGGGCAATTCGGAGATCGTGCTTGACCGGGAAATGGCCGACAAACGCATTTTCCCGGCCATCAACCTGCGCAAAAGCGGCACACGCAACGAAGAACGACTTATTGGAGATGCAATAGATCAGCATCACAGGCTGTTCCGGGCACTCAATTCGCGGCCTCCTATCGAAGCCATGCAAGCGCTGATTCGCCATCTCCAACAATCCCCCACCAACGCGCACCTGCTCAACGAATTGGTTCCGAGCGAAGGATACGGATAA
- a CDS encoding alpha/beta hydrolase, whose protein sequence is MTGSASAPPVLLLHGWGSSADHMASIAQDLASDYRVMNVDLPGHGHSPTPTEVIGIPEHAALIKEIIDTHIGEPVTIVGHSNGGRIALYMASHPLYKPLIRHLVLVSPSGVTPERSVGYYVRRTIASLLKAPFRLVPEPLRAHGLDWLRHSLAWRALGSSDYRAVEGIMRSVFVRMVTCHLDEHVQEIEVPVLLFRGDRDTAISQRQMEYLVDAIPDAGLVVLENAGHYGYMDDFATFIAATRHFLKNSLLKKPA, encoded by the coding sequence ATGACGGGCAGCGCATCGGCCCCCCCGGTTCTCCTTCTTCACGGATGGGGAAGCAGCGCGGACCATATGGCCTCGATAGCCCAGGACCTTGCTTCGGATTACCGGGTAATGAACGTTGACCTTCCCGGGCACGGTCATTCGCCCACCCCCACTGAGGTGATAGGGATACCGGAGCATGCTGCCCTTATCAAGGAAATCATCGATACGCACATCGGGGAGCCGGTTACGATAGTGGGGCACTCCAACGGAGGTCGGATTGCACTCTACATGGCTTCGCATCCACTCTATAAACCACTCATCCGTCATCTGGTACTTGTCAGCCCCTCGGGTGTCACGCCGGAACGGTCCGTCGGGTACTATGTCCGGCGAACCATCGCAAGTTTGCTCAAGGCCCCCTTCCGACTTGTGCCCGAGCCGCTTCGTGCCCACGGACTCGACTGGCTAAGGCACTCGCTCGCGTGGCGGGCGCTTGGATCGTCGGATTACCGCGCCGTCGAAGGCATCATGCGCAGCGTATTTGTTCGCATGGTGACCTGTCATCTCGATGAGCATGTACAGGAAATCGAGGTCCCTGTACTACTTTTTCGAGGCGATCGGGATACGGCTATATCACAACGGCAGATGGAATATCTTGTAGACGCCATCCCCGATGCGGGCCTTGTAGTACTCGAAAATGCGGGGCACTACGGCTACATGGACGACTTCGCCACGTTCATTGCCGCAACCCGCCACTTTCTGAAAAACAGCCTGCTGAAAAAGCCTGCTTAA
- a CDS encoding UDP-N-acetylmuramoyl-tripeptide--D-alanyl-D-alanine ligase, which yields MFIIAFLTVVTTLFAGWRAARRLRYFLHVFQLHGYKSGEFRAWVVHRFRTLVFRLSHKLALAELVLVAIAAAFFAPFPVAAVALPLWAVTFASSRRYRSDREKKPLKYTNRMQRLLATAALLAILPIAGGLSIWLRGDLADLIWYLAGLFLADFLAPAWVLAAAALMHPVERRIREGFKRQARRRLGRRSDLKIVAVTGSYGKTSTKNIIGNILGLRYQTLITPGSYNTPMGLCLVVNNMLRAEHQVLVLEMGIRHPGDMDELCGLVRPHIGVVTSIGIAHLESMGTIDRIADEKARMIANMDAEGVAVLNMDDDRVAAMTEQARGRIWRISAQGHPGGDLAAFDIRYDHRGTSFLVRDRNGTEQRFRTRLLGAHNVTNILLALAVGCGMGLRLRQMTHVVEQIEPVPHRLQLRREGPVTIIDDAFNANPVGALNAVEILGTFRSGRRIIVTPGMIELGERQHEENRLLGEHIADHADLALLVGRKQTTPIREGLQAKNFPAENLHVFDALRDAQAFLASFLREGDVVLYENDLPDQYDE from the coding sequence ATGTTCATCATCGCGTTTCTTACTGTCGTTACGACCCTGTTCGCGGGATGGCGCGCGGCGCGGCGGCTGCGCTATTTTCTGCATGTCTTCCAGTTACACGGCTACAAGTCCGGAGAATTCCGTGCCTGGGTTGTCCATCGTTTTCGTACGCTCGTATTCCGTCTCTCACACAAACTTGCACTTGCAGAGTTGGTTCTCGTAGCCATCGCTGCCGCTTTTTTCGCTCCGTTTCCTGTCGCCGCTGTGGCGTTGCCTCTCTGGGCGGTTACCTTCGCCTCCTCGCGCCGCTACCGGAGCGACCGCGAGAAAAAACCCCTGAAGTATACCAACCGGATGCAACGCCTGCTGGCGACCGCTGCCTTGCTGGCGATTCTGCCCATTGCAGGGGGATTATCTATCTGGCTCCGGGGCGATCTCGCCGACCTTATCTGGTATCTGGCGGGCCTGTTTCTGGCGGATTTCCTGGCGCCTGCCTGGGTGCTTGCCGCCGCCGCCCTGATGCATCCTGTGGAACGACGTATTCGCGAGGGTTTCAAGCGGCAGGCCCGCCGCCGGCTTGGCAGACGGTCCGACCTGAAGATCGTTGCCGTTACCGGGTCTTACGGGAAAACGAGCACCAAGAACATCATCGGAAATATTCTTGGACTGCGTTACCAGACCCTCATTACTCCCGGTTCCTACAATACGCCCATGGGTCTTTGCCTCGTCGTGAATAACATGCTGCGGGCGGAGCATCAGGTCCTCGTGCTTGAAATGGGTATCCGTCACCCCGGCGATATGGACGAACTGTGTGGTCTGGTTCGGCCCCATATCGGCGTAGTGACGTCAATCGGGATTGCGCATCTGGAAAGCATGGGAACCATCGACCGTATTGCGGACGAAAAAGCCCGCATGATCGCCAACATGGATGCGGAGGGTGTGGCTGTTCTTAACATGGACGATGATCGGGTGGCGGCGATGACGGAGCAGGCCCGCGGCCGGATATGGCGCATTTCCGCACAGGGACATCCGGGGGGCGATCTTGCGGCCTTCGATATCCGGTACGACCATCGCGGAACGTCCTTTCTTGTGCGCGACAGGAACGGAACGGAGCAGCGTTTCCGGACCCGGCTTCTCGGAGCGCACAACGTAACCAACATTCTTCTGGCGCTGGCGGTCGGATGCGGGATGGGGTTGCGCTTGCGCCAGATGACGCACGTCGTGGAGCAGATCGAACCTGTTCCGCACCGGCTTCAGTTGCGCCGGGAAGGCCCGGTGACCATCATCGACGACGCCTTCAACGCCAATCCGGTCGGCGCGCTGAACGCCGTGGAGATACTTGGAACGTTCCGCTCGGGGCGTCGCATCATCGTAACGCCCGGCATGATTGAACTTGGCGAGCGGCAACACGAAGAAAACCGCTTGCTGGGCGAGCATATCGCCGATCATGCGGATCTTGCGCTGCTCGTGGGTCGCAAGCAAACGACCCCCATCAGGGAGGGACTACAGGCCAAAAATTTCCCGGCGGAAAATCTGCACGTCTTCGATGCCTTGCGGGATGCCCAGGCCTTTCTTGCATCGTTCCTCCGCGAAGGAGATGTCGTGCTCTACGAGAACGATCTGCCGGATCAGTACGACGAATAG